The genomic DNA GTAACCGACCCGCGTTATGCGGACGATTATCCTGTCTCCGACTATATCTTTGAAAAATATTACCATCAAGATGATGGAGAGCTTCTACCTGATATGCTTGCACAGGAGTATCAGATTGAGCGCGAACAGGTGAAAATAATCAAGAATAATGGCCCATTGGAAGTTGTTGCGGCAGAAATTCGTGCGTTTATTGATTTTATAATCAGCGAGGTTTCTAAGCATTTAGTCAAAGCAGGCGCATCCTAGATACTCTAGAGATTCTTCTATTCTCCTGCTGTTTCCCATCCTTATCCGGGTTGTTAAAAGCCCTTGCTTTCTGCCTGTTTTTCAGCATGAAATCGCGCAGGAAAGCATAAAATCATTCGTTGCCGCAATCCTCTGGCATGTGCAATCCCTCATGAAATATTTCAATATGTACATCTTTGTGTTAAAATTAGCCATTGTGTTCCAATCGCAAACGAGGGGAAGGTATTATCATGCCAATTAAACTGTTCCTTCTAGGTCTGCCAGGCAGCGGCAAATCGACGGTTGCGCGCTATATTACAAACTATGTAGAAGATAGGAAGTGGGCGGCGAAACATTGCGGCGATTATCCTTTTCTATACACAATGTTTGAGAAGGATATGAAGCACAAGCAATTTATGCCTGCCAAAAATGGCGGTTTCGATATGGTTGATCGTACTGTACTCGATATTGCCTTGCAGCAATTGGAACAAAGTATCCGCGAATATATCTCTAAAATGCAATCGACGAAGATCATTTTGATTGAATTTTCTCGTGCTGATTATCAACACGCTTTCTCGCAGTTCAGTAAAGCATTTTTGCAAGATCAGAATACCTATTTCCTCTACCTGGATACTGAGCTGGCTATCTGCAAGCAACGCATACAGAATCGTATAGACAATCCCCTTTTTGAGGATGATTATCCCGTCTCCGAGTACCTTTTTGAAAAATATTACCATCAGGATGATGGACAACTGCTACCAGATTTCCTCGAAAAAACATATCAGATCGACCAGCAGCGGGTGAAGATCATTTCCAATAACGGCCCATTAGAGGCAGTAACAGGAGAAATTGAGGCTTTTCTCCACGCAATGCTGGGAAAGCTGCCATGACCAATTGACCCCCGAGTCATTCTACCCATTTCCTTTACAACACCCTCGATTTCAGTTACACTGTACTCATGTATTGACTCGCGCGCAATCCTTTTCACCTTCGCTTCTCTATTCCGGTCTGGCTAAGCGCGCTAACGAGTAGTACACCGCACGTTTCAAATTTCTTAAAGGGGGAAAGAATGAATCAGCCTCAGAAGTATCCACTTGCCTTCTGGCAAAAACTCAGCACGGCAAAAACGCTCCGCGTCGCCTGCGTACTCACGGTCCTGCTGGTATTTCTTGGTCTCAGTCCCATTTCTCAGGCTCGCGAGACACAGGCGCTGAAGCGGAAAACAAATCCTATCCAGCACATTGTGATCATGGTGAAGGAGAATCGCACCTTCGACAACTATTTTGGTACCTTTCCGGGAGCCGATGGAGCCACTACCTACACCGGTACCGATGGCAAGCAACACCCGCTGACCCACGATCCCGATACACTGGCCTCGGACATCCTGCACACCCATTATGCCTATCTCAAAGCGTTCGATCATGGGAAGCTGGACAAGTTCTCAGAACTCAAGGGCGCGATCCAGGACATCAACGGGCAGAAGGAAGATGTCGCGGACGGTCAGATGTACCAGTCGGATATTCCCAACTACTGGCAGTACGCGCAGACCTTTGCGCTGCCGGACCATTTCTTCTACACCATCAACTCGGATAGCTTCCCCAACCATCTCTTCTCGATTGCCGCGACCGACGACGACGTATTTGGACTTCCTCATATCACAAAACAGAAGGATAAATGGAACTGGGGCTGCGATGCTCCCCCGAATACCTATGTTCAACAGGAGCATCCAGACGGAACATTCGCCAAAACGTTCCCGTGTTTTTCGTTTGAGACGTTGGGCGATCTTCTCACCGCGAATGGCATTTCCTGGAAATACTACGCGCCGGGACAGGGCCAGGACGGTTACGAATGGTCGGCCTATAACGCCATTTCGGACATTCGCAATACGCAGCAGTGGCAGCAGCATGTCGTCGATTATACCCAGTTCGCGCAGGATGCCGCCGCCGGTACGCTGCCAACCGTCAGCTGGCTGGTGCAGCCTTCGAGCGTGAGCGACCATCCACCCGCCAGCGTTTGCGTCGGCGAGAACTTTACCGTGCAGCAGATCAACGCGATTATGAACAACCAGTCGCTCTGGAGTTCAACAGCGATTTTCCTGACCTGGGACGACTGGGGCGCCTTTTATGATCACGTCGTGCCGCCGGTGGGGCCCAACAAATATCTCGAGTATGGCCTGCGCGCGCCTCTGATCGTGATTTCGCCCTATGTCAAGCCGGGTTTCATCGATCACACCGTCTACAGCTTCCCCTCCATGCTCAAGTACGTGGAAACCACACTTAACCTGCCCTCGCTCGGCGGACTGGATCAGCAGGCTAATGACCTGACCAACGTATTCAACTACAGCCAGCAGCCCTTGCCTCCACTGGTCTTGCAAACCCGCTCCTGTTCGAGCCAGGCCTATAAGGTATCTGAAGAATTCGTGCCCAATCCCGATGTCTACGGAGATTGATTTAGCAACAAAAGACGAGGCCCATTTTCAGCCGCTCAGTCTGCTGAAAATGGGCCTCGTCTTTTGTTGCTAACACTTTCCCCTTGCATAACCTTGTCCTATATGCTACCACTAGTAGTGATAATTATGATGCATGTACAAGGGCGGCTCTCAGGTCGTCTTGAGAGGAGCAACGATGAATTTTGATCTCGACGCGGAGCAATTCGAAATTCGCGACATGGTACGTCGCTTCACCGAGCAAGAAATTACTCCTCATGCCGAGGAATGGGACGAAACGTATCACTTTCCCCGCGAAATCTACTCAAAAATGGGCGAACTCGGTCTGATGGGCATGACCACGCCTGAAGAGTATGGCGGCAGCGCCCTCAGCAGGCTCACGGCGGCGCTTGTTTACGAGGAACTGGCAAAAGGCGAGATGGCTACGGCTGTCGGCCTTTCGGTACACAATATGATTACCGGGTCGATAGCGCGTTTCGGCAACGAGGAGCAACGCCAGCGCTGGGTGCCGCGCCTGGCTTCCGGCGAGCTGCTGGGTGCATTTTCGTTGAGTGAGGCATCGTCTGGAACCGATGCTGCGAGCCTGCAATGCCGCGCCGGACGCTCCGGCGATTCCTACGTGATTAATGGCACCAAGATGTGGGTCACGAACGGCGGCGAGGCCGATATCTATCTGCTGATGGTGCGTACCGCGGAGGGTAGGGGCTCAGCGGGCATCTCCTGCTTCGTGGTCGAGAAAGGCACGCCTGGCTTCTCCTTTGGCAAAACAGAGCGTAAAATGGGTCTGCACTCCTCTCCGACGCGCGAGCTGATCTTCGAGAATTGCGAGATACCGCTTGCTAACCGCATCGGCGAAGAGGGTCAGGGCTTCAAGATAGCGCTCGCATCGTTGGACGGTGGGCGCATCAACATCGGAGCCATTGCTGTGGGGGTGGCACAGGCGGCGTTTGAAACAGCCACAAAGTACGCGCACGAGCGCATGCAGTTCGGCCAGCCGATCAGCAGTTTTCAAGGCATCCAGTTCATGCTGGCGGATATGGCGATGAAGATCGAGGCGGCGCGCCTGCTGGTCTACGAGGCAGCCTACAAGCTGGACGAGGGACAGAGCGCGAGCATGTATTCCTCGATGGCCAAGTGCTTCGCGACCGATACGGCCATGGAGGTTACGACCAACGCCGTGCAGGTGCTGGGTGGAGCAGGCTACGTGCGCGATTATCCGGTCGAACGTTACATGCGTGATGTGAAGGTGGCGCAGATTTTCGAGGGCACGAATCAGATCCAGCGTGTGGTGATCGCACGGGCATTAAAGCATTAAACTTGATAAGCATGGAAAAACGGCCTCGCGAGGTCGTTTTTCCATGCTTATCAAGTTTAATGCAGCATCATCTGCGCGCCCTGCTGTGCCACCGTCACCAGCCAGAACGGCAGAATCGTACCCATCAAGAAGGTGCCGGCCAGCGCGATATAGAGCTCCAGCCAGGTTGTCCAGGCAACAACCGGCTTGCTTTCGATAGTCTTTACCAGTGGAGACGACTTCGCGCGGCTGGTGGATGCCGGTTTGACGGCGACGGCAGTAGCCGCGCCGCCTGGAGCAGCGTTGCTCAATCTTGATGAGACCCGTCTTCCTGTAGGGACAGCGCCTGGTGCCTGTCCTTGCGCCTGTCCTGGCGTTGGCGCAGTTTCCCTCTCCATGAACATGGACGCAATTACGCGCAGGTAGTAGTACATGCCGAGTACGCTGGCAACGACGCCGATAATCAGCAATTCCGGGTGGCCGCCTACAAGCGCGGCGTAGAAGATATAATATTTGGCGGCGAAACCGGCCATGGGCGGAAAACCGGCCAGGGCTATCATGAATAAGGCCAGCAATCCGGCCAGTACCGGCTGGCGATACCACAGCCCGCGTATCTCGCTCAGTGCGTTGCCGCTATTATCGGGCTTCTCCAACACCGAGACGACGCCAAAAGCGCCCAGGTTCAGGAATGTATAGCAGAGCAGGTAGAAGAGGATGGCAGACAGGCCAATTGTTCCGCCCACTACGACGCCAATCAAGAGATAGCCGGCGTGCGCGATGCTGGAATAGGCCAGCAGGCGCTTGACGTTGTTCTGTGCCAGCGCCAGCACGTTGCCGCCCACGATGGTCAGGATGGCGATGGCCCAGATTACCGGTTCCCAGGTTGTTTTCACCGGTGACAGCGCGACATCGAAGACGCGCGCAAAAGCGATCAGCGCCGCGGCCTTGGTGCCGACGGACATAAAAGCAGTGACGGGAGCCGGAGCGCCATCATAGACATCGGGCGTCCAGGCCTGAAATGGCACCGCCGACACCTTGAAAGCGAAACCGACGATGAGTAGTCCCATCCCGATCAACAGCAATGTCGTATTCGAAGGATGCGCCGAGAGATAATTCCGAATGCCGGCGAACGAGGTATTGCCCGTCGCACCATAGGTCATGGCAATGCCGTAGAGCAAGAAGGCCGAGGCGAATGAGCTGAGCAGGAAATACTTCATGCCGGCTTCCTGCGATGTAATGCGACGCGCGACGAAGCCACAGAGAATGTAGAGGGCCAGCGAGAGCATTTCGATGCCCAGGAAGATGGTCAGGAAACTGGTGGCCGCCGCCATAATCATCATGCCGAGGGCGGCCAGGAGCATCAGGGCATAATATTCTCCCTGGTGGGGAATATTCAGGCGACTCAGATAACCGGGAGATAGGAGAACGCCCAGGAAACCGGCGCTGAGGATGATGATATAGGCATACAGCGTTCCCTCGTCAGAGCCGATCATCGAATTGAAAGCAGTCTGATGATCTCCTACGAAGAACAGGACGATGGTGGCTGCAAAAGCCCCCAGTATGCCCAACAAACTCAAGACCGGCAGCGGCAGGAAGCTAAAAGGCAAGGCATTCGAGGGAGCTTCCATGCTATCCACGGGAAGCGCTCCTGATTTGCTTTGCTGCTTTTGCGCCGGTCGTGTCAGAAGTAAATCCGCCAGCAAAACCAGCAATGCGGTGCCTGCCAGAACTATCAGGGGGATGATGCGCCCCCAATCGGCAGCAGAGACGATAAATGTGAACGACATAGAAAAATCCTTCTCCTTGCATCCTGCCCGAGTGCGATAGCACTAACCGCGAACGAGCGGCGTTGGCAGGATGGATAGGTGCCGAGTTAATGTATCAAAGCACTTCCAATATTCTGCAAGGTATTGACGACAGACGGTTCCATCAGGTTCGTAAGCGGGTTGGGTTGAAAGCCGATATAAAAGATCAGCGCCAGCAGTGGCAGAAGGGTCATGAACTCGCCAACGTTGATGTCGCTGAGCGTACCCTTGCGTAGCAGCGCGCCTACCGCACCCTCTTTCTGTAGCGGGCCTTCCATGATGCCGAGAACGAAGCGAATCATGTACCAGGCCGCGGGCACAATCACAGCGGTACCCAGCACGCCATATATAGCATGCGCGCGGAACACGCCGATCAACGCCAGAAACTCGCCGGCAAAACTATTGAGTCCGGGCAGGCCAAGCGATGAGAGCGCGGCTATCATCATCACGGTTGCCAGCAAGGGAATGCGCAGCGCAAGCCCGCCAAAGTCGCTCAGCTTGCGCGTACCGGCGCGGGCCTCGATAAAGCCGGCGATCAGGAAGAGCGCGGTGATCGTGATGCCGTGATTGACCATCTGTAGCACCGAGCCTTCGACTCCCTGCACATTGAACGCGAAGATGCCCAGCATGATGATGCCCAGGTGGCTGATGCTCGAATAGGCGAGCAGGCGTTTGATATCGATCTGTACCAGGGCCATCAACGCGCAATACAGGATGCCGATGACCGCCAGGATATTGATGAGCGGCGCGAAGTAATGCACAGCGTTGGGAAAGAGCGGCAGGCAAAAGCGCAGGAAACCATATGCTCCGGTCTTCGACATGGCGCCGGCCAGCATTGCCGTCACCGGCGCGGGCGCTTCGCTATAGGCATCGGGCAGCCAGCTATGGAACGGCACAAGCGGCACTTTTACGGCGAACGCGGCGGCAAAGGCCAGGAACAACCAGGTCTGCACGCCCGGACTAACAGTACCATTCAGCAGGGTCGCCAGGTCGAGCGTATAGCTGCCGCCTGCCGCCTGCTGGTGATAATAGCCGAGGGCAATAATGCCGGCCAGCATCAGCAGGCTGCCAACCGAGGTATAGAGTACAAACTTGATGGCGGCATAAATGCGTCGCTCGCCGCCCCAACTACCGATCAGGAAATAGGCCGGGATCAGCATTACTTCCCAGAAAATATAGAACAGGAAGAGGTTAGTCGAGAGAAAAACGCCCAGGATGCCACATTCCAGCAGCAGCATGAAGGCCATATAGTTCTTGACCTTCTGCTCGATGCGGAACGACGCGCCGATACATACCACCGTCAGCAGTGAGGTGAGCGCGACCAGCAGCAGGCTGATGCCGTCAACTCCCAGGCTATAGTTAATGCCGATGCCCGAAATCCAGGTGAATTGCTCGTTGAAAAGGAATGTGCTGCTGGGAGCTGAACCGATAATGGTTGAACTGACGGTCAGATTGGCCTGCGAATAGGCCAGCATCAGGCCCAGGACAAGCATGAGGTCGGCCCAGGCAAAACCCAGGGCCGTCCAGCGCATCGCGTTTTCTCGTCCCCTCGGAAAGAACAGCACGACTATGCCCCCCAGTAAGGGCAGGAATGTGATCAGAGATAATAATGGAAACATTGCCCTACCCTCTCACCGCGTAATAAAGAATAATCAGTACAACGCCCAACAGGATAGCCAGGGCGTAGTTGCGCATGTAGCCGGTTTGCAGGCGGCGCAGCAAGGCGCTCGTCCCTCCCAGTATCCAGGCTACACCGCGGCTTCCGCCATCGAGCAGATCGCCCTCCAGCAAATTCGATGCCGTGCGGCCTATCCATTGTACCGGTTGAATCACGAGCAAGATGAGCAATTCATCCACGTAGTACTTATGAAATACCAGCTGGTAGACCAGGTTCCTGTTCTCTTTATATTGGAAGCCGCGCCTGTACAATGCCCAGGCTCCCAGGATGCCGAGTACTGCCACGATGATACTTATACCCGTCGAGACCCATTGCAGGCCCAGCGATGCAGCCGCCACACGTGCTGGAACGCTCGTCCACTGTGAATTGGTGAAAACGGGATCGAGGAACGCGAAGATTGGCTGCCAGCGCGGAAGACCGATAATCGCGAACGATCCAATCACCCCTCCAATCGCGGAGAGGACAGCCAGAATAATCATCGGCACAGTCATCACAGAGGGTGCCTCGTGAATATCGTATACGTTCCTGATGCGCGGGCCGTGATCCGGCTCCTCCTCGTCCTCATGAGCATATTCCGTGGAAGTCAGGCCCCGGTAAGAGCCTGCGAAGATGCCGAACACCAGCCGGAACATGTAGAAAGCGGTCAGCCCTGCCGTCAGGATACCCAGAATCCAGAGGATGTAGTACAGCGCGCCCCCGCCGCTGCTGGCCTGTGCCAGTACAGACCCCAGGATATCATCCTTGCTCCAGAAACCTGCCAGCGGCGGAATACTGCTGATTGCCAGGGCAGCGATCAAAAACGTCCAGAACGAGATTTTTAGCCGGTAGCGCAGTCCGCCCATTTTACGCATATCCTGTTCGCCGTGTAGCGCGTGAATAACCGCGCCCGCGGCCAGGAAGAGCAGCGCCTTAAAGAAGGCATGCGTGACGAGATGAAAGATACCGGCGCTGTAGTTCTGCACGCCCTCGCCTAAAAACATGTAACCAAGCTGGCTGATGGTCGAATACGCCAACACGCGCTTGATGTCGAGCTGGAAGAGAGCGATGGTCGCGGCATAGAGAGCGGTAACGGCTCCGATGATGGCAACAACCTTCAGCGCTGTAGGCGAAACCGTGAACAGTGGATTGGCGCGGGCTACCAGGTAGACACCGGCTGTTACCATTGTCGCGGCATGGATCAGCGCGCTGACGGGCGTGGGGCCTTCCATGGCGTCGGGCAGCCACATATAGAGGGGTAACTGCGCCGATTTCGCTGTACAGGCCAGGAACAGCAGCAGGCAAATGACGGTGATGGTTAACGTGGTCACCCCTCCGCTCGTTACCTGATTGAAGACGCCAATGCCGTTATTATTCGAATAGAAGCTGAGCGTGCCGAAATGCTTGAAGATGATGAAGATGGCGATCATCAAACCGAAGTCGCCGATGATATTGATGACCAGGGCTTTGCGGGCCGC from Ktedonobacteraceae bacterium includes the following:
- a CDS encoding NADH-quinone oxidoreductase subunit N; the protein is MSFTFIVSAADWGRIIPLIVLAGTALLVLLADLLLTRPAQKQQSKSGALPVDSMEAPSNALPFSFLPLPVLSLLGILGAFAATIVLFFVGDHQTAFNSMIGSDEGTLYAYIIILSAGFLGVLLSPGYLSRLNIPHQGEYYALMLLAALGMMIMAAATSFLTIFLGIEMLSLALYILCGFVARRITSQEAGMKYFLLSSFASAFLLYGIAMTYGATGNTSFAGIRNYLSAHPSNTTLLLIGMGLLIVGFAFKVSAVPFQAWTPDVYDGAPAPVTAFMSVGTKAAALIAFARVFDVALSPVKTTWEPVIWAIAILTIVGGNVLALAQNNVKRLLAYSSIAHAGYLLIGVVVGGTIGLSAILFYLLCYTFLNLGAFGVVSVLEKPDNSGNALSEIRGLWYRQPVLAGLLALFMIALAGFPPMAGFAAKYYIFYAALVGGHPELLIIGVVASVLGMYYYLRVIASMFMERETAPTPGQAQGQAPGAVPTGRRVSSRLSNAAPGGAATAVAVKPASTSRAKSSPLVKTIESKPVVAWTTWLELYIALAGTFLMGTILPFWLVTVAQQGAQMMLH
- a CDS encoding AAA family ATPase → MPIKLFLLGLPGSGKSTVARYITNYVEDRKWAAKHCGDYPFLYTMFEKDMKHKQFMPAKNGGFDMVDRTVLDIALQQLEQSIREYISKMQSTKIILIEFSRADYQHAFSQFSKAFLQDQNTYFLYLDTELAICKQRIQNRIDNPLFEDDYPVSEYLFEKYYHQDDGQLLPDFLEKTYQIDQQRVKIISNNGPLEAVTGEIEAFLHAMLGKLP
- the nuoL gene encoding NADH-quinone oxidoreductase subunit L; the encoded protein is MTNLTPYVLLLPLLGFIILGLAGRAMTRSAILTVGLGACGLAFLFAAISFFSMLATSPVTARFSDQLLYTWVSSGTTTGASPLVISFGLLFDPLSATMLMVVTGVGFLIHIYSAGYMEDDPGFWRFFCYLNFFIFAMVLLVSADNFLFLLVGWGLVGLASFLLIGFWFTRRSAVDAARKALVINIIGDFGLMIAIFIIFKHFGTLSFYSNNNGIGVFNQVTSGGVTTLTITVICLLLFLACTAKSAQLPLYMWLPDAMEGPTPVSALIHAATMVTAGVYLVARANPLFTVSPTALKVVAIIGAVTALYAATIALFQLDIKRVLAYSTISQLGYMFLGEGVQNYSAGIFHLVTHAFFKALLFLAAGAVIHALHGEQDMRKMGGLRYRLKISFWTFLIAALAISSIPPLAGFWSKDDILGSVLAQASSGGGALYYILWILGILTAGLTAFYMFRLVFGIFAGSYRGLTSTEYAHEDEEEPDHGPRIRNVYDIHEAPSVMTVPMIILAVLSAIGGVIGSFAIIGLPRWQPIFAFLDPVFTNSQWTSVPARVAAASLGLQWVSTGISIIVAVLGILGAWALYRRGFQYKENRNLVYQLVFHKYYVDELLILLVIQPVQWIGRTASNLLEGDLLDGGSRGVAWILGGTSALLRRLQTGYMRNYALAILLGVVLIILYYAVRG
- a CDS encoding NADH-quinone oxidoreductase subunit M; amino-acid sequence: MFPLLSLITFLPLLGGIVVLFFPRGRENAMRWTALGFAWADLMLVLGLMLAYSQANLTVSSTIIGSAPSSTFLFNEQFTWISGIGINYSLGVDGISLLLVALTSLLTVVCIGASFRIEQKVKNYMAFMLLLECGILGVFLSTNLFLFYIFWEVMLIPAYFLIGSWGGERRIYAAIKFVLYTSVGSLLMLAGIIALGYYHQQAAGGSYTLDLATLLNGTVSPGVQTWLFLAFAAAFAVKVPLVPFHSWLPDAYSEAPAPVTAMLAGAMSKTGAYGFLRFCLPLFPNAVHYFAPLINILAVIGILYCALMALVQIDIKRLLAYSSISHLGIIMLGIFAFNVQGVEGSVLQMVNHGITITALFLIAGFIEARAGTRKLSDFGGLALRIPLLATVMMIAALSSLGLPGLNSFAGEFLALIGVFRAHAIYGVLGTAVIVPAAWYMIRFVLGIMEGPLQKEGAVGALLRKGTLSDINVGEFMTLLPLLALIFYIGFQPNPLTNLMEPSVVNTLQNIGSALIH
- a CDS encoding alkaline phosphatase family protein, which codes for MNQPQKYPLAFWQKLSTAKTLRVACVLTVLLVFLGLSPISQARETQALKRKTNPIQHIVIMVKENRTFDNYFGTFPGADGATTYTGTDGKQHPLTHDPDTLASDILHTHYAYLKAFDHGKLDKFSELKGAIQDINGQKEDVADGQMYQSDIPNYWQYAQTFALPDHFFYTINSDSFPNHLFSIAATDDDVFGLPHITKQKDKWNWGCDAPPNTYVQQEHPDGTFAKTFPCFSFETLGDLLTANGISWKYYAPGQGQDGYEWSAYNAISDIRNTQQWQQHVVDYTQFAQDAAAGTLPTVSWLVQPSSVSDHPPASVCVGENFTVQQINAIMNNQSLWSSTAIFLTWDDWGAFYDHVVPPVGPNKYLEYGLRAPLIVISPYVKPGFIDHTVYSFPSMLKYVETTLNLPSLGGLDQQANDLTNVFNYSQQPLPPLVLQTRSCSSQAYKVSEEFVPNPDVYGD
- a CDS encoding acyl-CoA dehydrogenase family protein → MNFDLDAEQFEIRDMVRRFTEQEITPHAEEWDETYHFPREIYSKMGELGLMGMTTPEEYGGSALSRLTAALVYEELAKGEMATAVGLSVHNMITGSIARFGNEEQRQRWVPRLASGELLGAFSLSEASSGTDAASLQCRAGRSGDSYVINGTKMWVTNGGEADIYLLMVRTAEGRGSAGISCFVVEKGTPGFSFGKTERKMGLHSSPTRELIFENCEIPLANRIGEEGQGFKIALASLDGGRINIGAIAVGVAQAAFETATKYAHERMQFGQPISSFQGIQFMLADMAMKIEAARLLVYEAAYKLDEGQSASMYSSMAKCFATDTAMEVTTNAVQVLGGAGYVRDYPVERYMRDVKVAQIFEGTNQIQRVVIARALKH